One window of Mauremys mutica isolate MM-2020 ecotype Southern chromosome 20, ASM2049712v1, whole genome shotgun sequence genomic DNA carries:
- the TAMALIN gene encoding protein TAMALIN isoform X1 — protein sequence MTLRRLRRLQPQEEDAAGAAALDPGPAGGGPFPALGGCRAAEMYRALAASGGTLPRARKGSGCRWKSLSQSPEQHRKVITLEKEAEETFGFEIQTYGLHHQDKKRVEMFTFVCRVHEGSPAQLAGLTPGDTITAVNGLNVEGIRHREIVEIIKASGNVLRLETLYGSSIRRAELEARLQYLKQTLYEKWGEYRSLMVQEQRLVRGIVVKDPSVYDTLESVRSCLYSAGLASGSLSLGKMLSGAGSTSSCVSTATEESEDSVYQTCFFDSADSLDGHSGRGGGSAPPALSQRRPTLTRSASVKCTSSSNGAVGHFWDRPGDPKNCTVTPHKSKHTSFRKRLLKFIPGLNRSLEEEESHL from the exons ATGACCCTGCGgcggctgcggcggctgcagccCCAGGAGGAGGATGCGGCGGGGGCAGCTGCCCTGGACCCGGGGCCCGCGGGGGGCGGCCCCTTCCCGgcgctgggcggctgccgggcgGCCGAGATGTACCGGGCGCTGGCGGCCTCCGGGGGCACCTTGCCCCGGGCACGCAAG GGCTCTGGATGCCGATGGAAATCTCTGAGCCAGTCCCCGGAGCAGCACCG GAAGGTGATCACGCTGGAGAAGGAGGCAGAAGAGACATTTGGGTTTGAGATCCAG ACCTATGGACTCCACCACCAAGACAAGAAGAGGGTGGAAATGTTCACCTTTGTCTGCCGTGTCCACgaggggagcccagcccagctaGCGGGGCTCACACCCG GAGACACCATCACCGCAGTAAACGGGCTGAACGTGGAGGGCATCCGACACCGCGAGATCGTGGAAATCATCAAGGCCTCCGGGAACGTGCTCAG GCTGGAGACGCTGTATGGGTCGTCCATCCGGAGAGCAGAGCTGGAGGCGCGGCTGCAGTACCTAAAG CAAACCCTGTATGAGAAGTGGGGGGAGTACCGCTCGCTGATGGTGCAGGAGCAGAGGCTGGTGCGTG GGATCGTGGTGAAAGACCCCAGTGTCTACGACACGCTGGAATCCGTCCGCTCCTGCCTGTACAGCGCTGGGCTCGCGAGCGGCTCCCTCTCCTTGGGGAAGATGCTGTCGGGCGCGGGCAGTACCTCCAGCTGCGTCAGCACCGCCACCGAGGAGAGCGAGGACTCTGTCTACCAGACCTGCTTCTTTGACTCGGCCGATTCCCTGGACGGGCactcggggcggggcgggggcagcgcccccccagccctctcccagcgcCGGCCCACCCTGACCCGCAGCGCCAGCGTCaaatgcaccagcagcagcaacGGGGCCGTGGGGCACTTCTGGGACAGGCCGGGTGACCCAAAGAACTGCACAGTCACGCCCCACAAGAGCAAACACACCAGCTTCCGGAAAAGGCTCCTCAAGTTCATCCCGGGACTCAACCGCTccctggaagaggaggagagccacctgtag
- the TAMALIN gene encoding protein TAMALIN isoform X2, with amino-acid sequence MLSQCGEEPRQSQRVAATALVKWAAEPGPGSTMKQTRRQGSGCRWKSLSQSPEQHRKVITLEKEAEETFGFEIQTYGLHHQDKKRVEMFTFVCRVHEGSPAQLAGLTPGDTITAVNGLNVEGIRHREIVEIIKASGNVLRLETLYGSSIRRAELEARLQYLKQTLYEKWGEYRSLMVQEQRLVRGIVVKDPSVYDTLESVRSCLYSAGLASGSLSLGKMLSGAGSTSSCVSTATEESEDSVYQTCFFDSADSLDGHSGRGGGSAPPALSQRRPTLTRSASVKCTSSSNGAVGHFWDRPGDPKNCTVTPHKSKHTSFRKRLLKFIPGLNRSLEEEESHL; translated from the exons ATGCTGTCACAGTGTGGGGAGGAACCCAGGCAAAGCCAACGCGTGGCTGCTACAGCTCTGGTCAAATGGGCTGCTGAGCCTGGTCCAGGATCTACAATGAAGCAGACAAGGAGGCAG GGCTCTGGATGCCGATGGAAATCTCTGAGCCAGTCCCCGGAGCAGCACCG GAAGGTGATCACGCTGGAGAAGGAGGCAGAAGAGACATTTGGGTTTGAGATCCAG ACCTATGGACTCCACCACCAAGACAAGAAGAGGGTGGAAATGTTCACCTTTGTCTGCCGTGTCCACgaggggagcccagcccagctaGCGGGGCTCACACCCG GAGACACCATCACCGCAGTAAACGGGCTGAACGTGGAGGGCATCCGACACCGCGAGATCGTGGAAATCATCAAGGCCTCCGGGAACGTGCTCAG GCTGGAGACGCTGTATGGGTCGTCCATCCGGAGAGCAGAGCTGGAGGCGCGGCTGCAGTACCTAAAG CAAACCCTGTATGAGAAGTGGGGGGAGTACCGCTCGCTGATGGTGCAGGAGCAGAGGCTGGTGCGTG GGATCGTGGTGAAAGACCCCAGTGTCTACGACACGCTGGAATCCGTCCGCTCCTGCCTGTACAGCGCTGGGCTCGCGAGCGGCTCCCTCTCCTTGGGGAAGATGCTGTCGGGCGCGGGCAGTACCTCCAGCTGCGTCAGCACCGCCACCGAGGAGAGCGAGGACTCTGTCTACCAGACCTGCTTCTTTGACTCGGCCGATTCCCTGGACGGGCactcggggcggggcgggggcagcgcccccccagccctctcccagcgcCGGCCCACCCTGACCCGCAGCGCCAGCGTCaaatgcaccagcagcagcaacGGGGCCGTGGGGCACTTCTGGGACAGGCCGGGTGACCCAAAGAACTGCACAGTCACGCCCCACAAGAGCAAACACACCAGCTTCCGGAAAAGGCTCCTCAAGTTCATCCCGGGACTCAACCGCTccctggaagaggaggagagccacctgtag